A stretch of the Channa argus isolate prfri chromosome 9, Channa argus male v1.0, whole genome shotgun sequence genome encodes the following:
- the LOC137132778 gene encoding muscleblind-like protein 2a isoform X3, with the protein MALNISSIRDTKWLTLEVCRQFQRGNCSRSDEECKFAHPPKSCQVENGRVIACFDSLKGRCSRENCKYLHPPSHLKTQLEINGRNNLIQQKTAAAVLAQQMQLMMPGPSLQPLGLGTSTGLGYGSYVTPLSHGMSLVPSDILSSTPVLVPGSPPVTVQSPSSSSSPSQKLQRTDKLEVCREFQRGNCARGETDCRFAHPSESPMIDTTDNTVTVCMDYIKSRCSREKCKYFHPPAHLQAKIKSSQQQVSQTAVAAQAAAVTQSAAKALKRPLEATVDLAFPHSVLQPLPKRPALEKSSWASSLLSPSFLHYQQALANTQLQQPATAFYPTGSIFCMTPANNIDYPQVTTRIRSQCPVAAVKDTKQQLCKYSVDTTHNVQQAAC; encoded by the exons ATGGCACTGAACATTTCCTCAataagagacacaaaatggctTACTCTGGAAGTCTGTCGACAGTTTCAGCGGGGAAACTGTTCTCGTAGTGATGAGGAATGCAAATTTGCTCATCCACCGAAGAGCTGCCAAGTTGAAAACGGTCGAGTTATTGCCTGCTTTGACTCACTGAAG GGGCGATGCTCAAGAGAAAACTGCAAATATCTTCATCCACCCTCACACCTAAAGACCCAGTTAGAGATAAATGGGCGCAACAATTTAATTCAGCAGaagacagcagcagctgtgcttGCTCAACAGATGCAACTCATGATGCCTGGACCCAGTTTGCAGCCTCTG GGACTTGGTACAAGTACTGGTCTTGGTTATGGTTCCTATGTAACACCTTTGAGCCATGGAATGAGCCTTGTTCCCTCAGACATCCTCTCCAGTACTCCCGTTCTTGTTCCTGGGAGCCCACCTGTCACAGTCCAGagcccctcctcctcttcgtctCCCTCACAGAAGCTGCAGCGTACAGACAAATTAGAG GTTTGTCGTGAGTTTCAGCGAGGAAACTGTGCAAGAGGGGAGACAGATTGTCGCTTCGCACACCCTAGTGAAAGTCCCATGATTGACACCACTGATAACACAGTCACTGTTTGTATGGACTACATCAAGAGCCGCTGCTCCAGAGAGAAGTGCAAGTATTTTCACCCGCCAGCACACTTGCAGGCCAAAATCAAATCCAGTCAACAACAAGTCAGTCAGACAGCAGTGGCAGCCCAGGCCGCAGCTGTG ACTCAGTCGGCTGCCAAAGCATTGAAGCGACCCCTCGAGGCAACTGTAGACCTG GCCTTTCCGCACAGTGTCCTGCAACCGCTACCAAAGAGACCTGCTCTTGAGAAGAGCAGCTGGGCCAGCTCCCTCCTCAGCCCCAGTTTTTTGCACTACCAGCAGGCTCTGGctaacacacagctgcagcagcctgCCACTGCATTTTATCCTACAG GTTCAATCTTCTGCATGACTCCAGCTAACAACATTG ATTATCCTCAAGTAACCACCAGAATCAGAAGTCAGTGCCCTGTTGCTGCAGTTAAAGACACcaaacagcagctctgtaaATACTCTGTTGACACCACACACAATGTACAACAAGCTGCATGCTGA
- the LOC137132778 gene encoding muscleblind-like protein 2a isoform X1 — protein sequence MALNISSIRDTKWLTLEVCRQFQRGNCSRSDEECKFAHPPKSCQVENGRVIACFDSLKGRCSRENCKYLHPPSHLKTQLEINGRNNLIQQKTAAAVLAQQMQLMMPGPSLQPLHLPSYATQGLGTSTGLGYGSYVTPLSHGMSLVPSDILSSTPVLVPGSPPVTVQSPSSSSSPSQKLQRTDKLEVCREFQRGNCARGETDCRFAHPSESPMIDTTDNTVTVCMDYIKSRCSREKCKYFHPPAHLQAKIKSSQQQVSQTAVAAQAAAVTQSAAKALKRPLEATVDLAFPHSVLQPLPKRPALEKSSWASSLLSPSFLHYQQALANTQLQQPATAFYPTGSIFCMTPANNIDYPQVTTRIRSQCPVAAVKDTKQQLCKYSVDTTHNVQQAAC from the exons ATGGCACTGAACATTTCCTCAataagagacacaaaatggctTACTCTGGAAGTCTGTCGACAGTTTCAGCGGGGAAACTGTTCTCGTAGTGATGAGGAATGCAAATTTGCTCATCCACCGAAGAGCTGCCAAGTTGAAAACGGTCGAGTTATTGCCTGCTTTGACTCACTGAAG GGGCGATGCTCAAGAGAAAACTGCAAATATCTTCATCCACCCTCACACCTAAAGACCCAGTTAGAGATAAATGGGCGCAACAATTTAATTCAGCAGaagacagcagcagctgtgcttGCTCAACAGATGCAACTCATGATGCCTGGACCCAGTTTGCAGCCTCTG CATCTCCCCTCATATGCTACACAGGGACTTGGTACAAGTACTGGTCTTGGTTATGGTTCCTATGTAACACCTTTGAGCCATGGAATGAGCCTTGTTCCCTCAGACATCCTCTCCAGTACTCCCGTTCTTGTTCCTGGGAGCCCACCTGTCACAGTCCAGagcccctcctcctcttcgtctCCCTCACAGAAGCTGCAGCGTACAGACAAATTAGAG GTTTGTCGTGAGTTTCAGCGAGGAAACTGTGCAAGAGGGGAGACAGATTGTCGCTTCGCACACCCTAGTGAAAGTCCCATGATTGACACCACTGATAACACAGTCACTGTTTGTATGGACTACATCAAGAGCCGCTGCTCCAGAGAGAAGTGCAAGTATTTTCACCCGCCAGCACACTTGCAGGCCAAAATCAAATCCAGTCAACAACAAGTCAGTCAGACAGCAGTGGCAGCCCAGGCCGCAGCTGTG ACTCAGTCGGCTGCCAAAGCATTGAAGCGACCCCTCGAGGCAACTGTAGACCTG GCCTTTCCGCACAGTGTCCTGCAACCGCTACCAAAGAGACCTGCTCTTGAGAAGAGCAGCTGGGCCAGCTCCCTCCTCAGCCCCAGTTTTTTGCACTACCAGCAGGCTCTGGctaacacacagctgcagcagcctgCCACTGCATTTTATCCTACAG GTTCAATCTTCTGCATGACTCCAGCTAACAACATTG ATTATCCTCAAGTAACCACCAGAATCAGAAGTCAGTGCCCTGTTGCTGCAGTTAAAGACACcaaacagcagctctgtaaATACTCTGTTGACACCACACACAATGTACAACAAGCTGCATGCTGA
- the LOC137132778 gene encoding muscleblind-like protein 2a isoform X5 yields the protein MALNISSIRDTKWLTLEVCRQFQRGNCSRSDEECKFAHPPKSCQVENGRVIACFDSLKGRCSRENCKYLHPPSHLKTQLEINGRNNLIQQKTAAAVLAQQMQLMMPGPSLQPLHLPSYATQGLGTSTGLGYGSYVTPLSHGMSLVPSDILSSTPVLVPGSPPVTVQSPSSSSSPSQKLQRTDKLEVCREFQRGNCARGETDCRFAHPSESPMIDTTDNTVTVCMDYIKSRCSREKCKYFHPPAHLQAKIKSSQQQVSQTAVAAQAAAVTQSAAKALKRPLEATVDLAFPHSVLQPLPKRPALEKSSWASSLLSPSFLHYQQALANTQLQQPATAFYPTGSIFCMTPANNIATTPATSVPYAATAPANQIILK from the exons ATGGCACTGAACATTTCCTCAataagagacacaaaatggctTACTCTGGAAGTCTGTCGACAGTTTCAGCGGGGAAACTGTTCTCGTAGTGATGAGGAATGCAAATTTGCTCATCCACCGAAGAGCTGCCAAGTTGAAAACGGTCGAGTTATTGCCTGCTTTGACTCACTGAAG GGGCGATGCTCAAGAGAAAACTGCAAATATCTTCATCCACCCTCACACCTAAAGACCCAGTTAGAGATAAATGGGCGCAACAATTTAATTCAGCAGaagacagcagcagctgtgcttGCTCAACAGATGCAACTCATGATGCCTGGACCCAGTTTGCAGCCTCTG CATCTCCCCTCATATGCTACACAGGGACTTGGTACAAGTACTGGTCTTGGTTATGGTTCCTATGTAACACCTTTGAGCCATGGAATGAGCCTTGTTCCCTCAGACATCCTCTCCAGTACTCCCGTTCTTGTTCCTGGGAGCCCACCTGTCACAGTCCAGagcccctcctcctcttcgtctCCCTCACAGAAGCTGCAGCGTACAGACAAATTAGAG GTTTGTCGTGAGTTTCAGCGAGGAAACTGTGCAAGAGGGGAGACAGATTGTCGCTTCGCACACCCTAGTGAAAGTCCCATGATTGACACCACTGATAACACAGTCACTGTTTGTATGGACTACATCAAGAGCCGCTGCTCCAGAGAGAAGTGCAAGTATTTTCACCCGCCAGCACACTTGCAGGCCAAAATCAAATCCAGTCAACAACAAGTCAGTCAGACAGCAGTGGCAGCCCAGGCCGCAGCTGTG ACTCAGTCGGCTGCCAAAGCATTGAAGCGACCCCTCGAGGCAACTGTAGACCTG GCCTTTCCGCACAGTGTCCTGCAACCGCTACCAAAGAGACCTGCTCTTGAGAAGAGCAGCTGGGCCAGCTCCCTCCTCAGCCCCAGTTTTTTGCACTACCAGCAGGCTCTGGctaacacacagctgcagcagcctgCCACTGCATTTTATCCTACAG GTTCAATCTTCTGCATGACTCCAGCTAACAACATTG CAACTACTCCTGCCACAAGTGTCCCCTACGCAGCAACAGCACCAGCCAATCAG ATTATCCTCAAGTAA
- the LOC137132778 gene encoding muscleblind-like protein 2a isoform X4, translating to MALNISSIRDTKWLTLEVCRQFQRGNCSRSDEECKFAHPPKSCQVENGRVIACFDSLKGRCSRENCKYLHPPSHLKTQLEINGRNNLIQQKTAAAVLAQQMQLMMPGPSLQPLHLPSYATQGLGTSTGLGYGSYVTPLSHGMSLVPSDILSSTPVLVPGSPPVTVQSPSSSSSPSQKLQRTDKLEVCREFQRGNCARGETDCRFAHPSESPMIDTTDNTVTVCMDYIKSRCSREKCKYFHPPAHLQAKIKSSQQQVSQTAVAAQAAAVAFPHSVLQPLPKRPALEKSSWASSLLSPSFLHYQQALANTQLQQPATAFYPTGSIFCMTPANNIDYPQVTTRIRSQCPVAAVKDTKQQLCKYSVDTTHNVQQAAC from the exons ATGGCACTGAACATTTCCTCAataagagacacaaaatggctTACTCTGGAAGTCTGTCGACAGTTTCAGCGGGGAAACTGTTCTCGTAGTGATGAGGAATGCAAATTTGCTCATCCACCGAAGAGCTGCCAAGTTGAAAACGGTCGAGTTATTGCCTGCTTTGACTCACTGAAG GGGCGATGCTCAAGAGAAAACTGCAAATATCTTCATCCACCCTCACACCTAAAGACCCAGTTAGAGATAAATGGGCGCAACAATTTAATTCAGCAGaagacagcagcagctgtgcttGCTCAACAGATGCAACTCATGATGCCTGGACCCAGTTTGCAGCCTCTG CATCTCCCCTCATATGCTACACAGGGACTTGGTACAAGTACTGGTCTTGGTTATGGTTCCTATGTAACACCTTTGAGCCATGGAATGAGCCTTGTTCCCTCAGACATCCTCTCCAGTACTCCCGTTCTTGTTCCTGGGAGCCCACCTGTCACAGTCCAGagcccctcctcctcttcgtctCCCTCACAGAAGCTGCAGCGTACAGACAAATTAGAG GTTTGTCGTGAGTTTCAGCGAGGAAACTGTGCAAGAGGGGAGACAGATTGTCGCTTCGCACACCCTAGTGAAAGTCCCATGATTGACACCACTGATAACACAGTCACTGTTTGTATGGACTACATCAAGAGCCGCTGCTCCAGAGAGAAGTGCAAGTATTTTCACCCGCCAGCACACTTGCAGGCCAAAATCAAATCCAGTCAACAACAAGTCAGTCAGACAGCAGTGGCAGCCCAGGCCGCAGCTGTG GCCTTTCCGCACAGTGTCCTGCAACCGCTACCAAAGAGACCTGCTCTTGAGAAGAGCAGCTGGGCCAGCTCCCTCCTCAGCCCCAGTTTTTTGCACTACCAGCAGGCTCTGGctaacacacagctgcagcagcctgCCACTGCATTTTATCCTACAG GTTCAATCTTCTGCATGACTCCAGCTAACAACATTG ATTATCCTCAAGTAACCACCAGAATCAGAAGTCAGTGCCCTGTTGCTGCAGTTAAAGACACcaaacagcagctctgtaaATACTCTGTTGACACCACACACAATGTACAACAAGCTGCATGCTGA
- the LOC137132779 gene encoding ras-related protein Rap-2a, whose translation MREYKVVVLGSGGVGKSALTVQFVTGTFIEKYDPTIEDFYRKEIEVDSSPSVLEILDTAGTEQFASMRDLYIKNGQGFILVYSLVNQQSFQDIKPMRDQIIRVKRYEKVPVILVGNKVDLESEREVSSNEGQALAEEWGCPFMETSAKSKTMVDELFAEIVRQMDYAAQPDKDDPCCSSCNIQ comes from the exons ATGCGCGAGTATAAAGTGGTGGTCCTGGGCAGCGGTGGGGTCGGGAAATCCGCCCTCACTGTGCAGTTTGTTACCGGGACGTTCATAGAGAAATACGACCCCACCATAGAGGATTTTTACCGCAAGGAAATCGAGGTGGACTCCTCGCCGTCAGTACTGGAGATCCTTGACACCGCTGGTACAGAGCAGTTCGCCTCCATGCGGGACCTTTACATCAAAAACGGTCAAGGATTCATCCTGGTCTACAGTCTTGTCAACCAGCAAAGCTTCCAGGACATAAAGCCGATGAGGGATCAGATCATAAGAGTGAAAAG GTATGAGAAGGTTCCTGTGATCCTGGTGGGGAACAAGGTGGACTTGGAAAGTGAGAGGGAGGTATCGTCCAATGAAGGTCAGGCTCTGGCCGAGGAGTGGGGCTGCCCATTCATGGAGACGTCGGCCAAAAGCAAGACCATGGTAGACGAACTGTTCGCAGAGATTGTTCGGCAGATGGACTATGCTGCCCAGCCAGACAAGGACGACCCCTGCTGCTCCTCTTGCAATATACAATAG
- the LOC137132778 gene encoding muscleblind-like protein 2a isoform X6, protein MALNISSIRDTKWLTLEVCRQFQRGNCSRSDEECKFAHPPKSCQVENGRVIACFDSLKGRCSRENCKYLHPPSHLKTQLEINGRNNLIQQKTAAAVLAQQMQLMMPGPSLQPLHLPSYATQGLGTSTGLGYGSYVTPLSHGMSLVPSDILSSTPVLVPGSPPVTVQSPSSSSSPSQKLQRTDKLEVCREFQRGNCARGETDCRFAHPSESPMIDTTDNTVTVCMDYIKSRCSREKCKYFHPPAHLQAKIKSSQQQVSQTAVAAQAAAVAFPHSVLQPLPKRPALEKSSWASSLLSPSFLHYQQALANTQLQQPATAFYPTGSIFCMTPANNIVPMMYSATPATVSAATTPATSVPYAATAPANQIILK, encoded by the exons ATGGCACTGAACATTTCCTCAataagagacacaaaatggctTACTCTGGAAGTCTGTCGACAGTTTCAGCGGGGAAACTGTTCTCGTAGTGATGAGGAATGCAAATTTGCTCATCCACCGAAGAGCTGCCAAGTTGAAAACGGTCGAGTTATTGCCTGCTTTGACTCACTGAAG GGGCGATGCTCAAGAGAAAACTGCAAATATCTTCATCCACCCTCACACCTAAAGACCCAGTTAGAGATAAATGGGCGCAACAATTTAATTCAGCAGaagacagcagcagctgtgcttGCTCAACAGATGCAACTCATGATGCCTGGACCCAGTTTGCAGCCTCTG CATCTCCCCTCATATGCTACACAGGGACTTGGTACAAGTACTGGTCTTGGTTATGGTTCCTATGTAACACCTTTGAGCCATGGAATGAGCCTTGTTCCCTCAGACATCCTCTCCAGTACTCCCGTTCTTGTTCCTGGGAGCCCACCTGTCACAGTCCAGagcccctcctcctcttcgtctCCCTCACAGAAGCTGCAGCGTACAGACAAATTAGAG GTTTGTCGTGAGTTTCAGCGAGGAAACTGTGCAAGAGGGGAGACAGATTGTCGCTTCGCACACCCTAGTGAAAGTCCCATGATTGACACCACTGATAACACAGTCACTGTTTGTATGGACTACATCAAGAGCCGCTGCTCCAGAGAGAAGTGCAAGTATTTTCACCCGCCAGCACACTTGCAGGCCAAAATCAAATCCAGTCAACAACAAGTCAGTCAGACAGCAGTGGCAGCCCAGGCCGCAGCTGTG GCCTTTCCGCACAGTGTCCTGCAACCGCTACCAAAGAGACCTGCTCTTGAGAAGAGCAGCTGGGCCAGCTCCCTCCTCAGCCCCAGTTTTTTGCACTACCAGCAGGCTCTGGctaacacacagctgcagcagcctgCCACTGCATTTTATCCTACAG GTTCAATCTTCTGCATGACTCCAGCTAACAACATTG TCCCCATGATGTACAGTGCTACGCCTGCTACTGTCTCTGCAGCAACTACTCCTGCCACAAGTGTCCCCTACGCAGCAACAGCACCAGCCAATCAG ATTATCCTCAAGTAA
- the LOC137132778 gene encoding muscleblind-like protein 2a isoform X2, whose amino-acid sequence MALNISSIRDTKWLTLEVCRQFQRGNCSRSDEECKFAHPPKSCQVENGRVIACFDSLKGRCSRENCKYLHPPSHLKTQLEINGRNNLIQQKTAAAVLAQQMQLMMPGPSLQPLHLPSYATQGLGTSTGLGYGSYVTPLSHGMSLVPSDILSSTPVLVPGSPPVTVQSPSSSSSPSQKLQRTDKLEVCREFQRGNCARGETDCRFAHPSESPMIDTTDNTVTVCMDYIKSRCSREKCKYFHPPAHLQAKIKSSQQQVSQTAVAAQAAAVTQSAAKALKRPLEATVDLAFPHSVLQPLPKRPALEKSSWASSLLSPSFLHYQQALANTQLQQPATAFYPTGSIFCMTPANNIVPMMYSATPATVSAATTPATSVPYAATAPANQIILK is encoded by the exons ATGGCACTGAACATTTCCTCAataagagacacaaaatggctTACTCTGGAAGTCTGTCGACAGTTTCAGCGGGGAAACTGTTCTCGTAGTGATGAGGAATGCAAATTTGCTCATCCACCGAAGAGCTGCCAAGTTGAAAACGGTCGAGTTATTGCCTGCTTTGACTCACTGAAG GGGCGATGCTCAAGAGAAAACTGCAAATATCTTCATCCACCCTCACACCTAAAGACCCAGTTAGAGATAAATGGGCGCAACAATTTAATTCAGCAGaagacagcagcagctgtgcttGCTCAACAGATGCAACTCATGATGCCTGGACCCAGTTTGCAGCCTCTG CATCTCCCCTCATATGCTACACAGGGACTTGGTACAAGTACTGGTCTTGGTTATGGTTCCTATGTAACACCTTTGAGCCATGGAATGAGCCTTGTTCCCTCAGACATCCTCTCCAGTACTCCCGTTCTTGTTCCTGGGAGCCCACCTGTCACAGTCCAGagcccctcctcctcttcgtctCCCTCACAGAAGCTGCAGCGTACAGACAAATTAGAG GTTTGTCGTGAGTTTCAGCGAGGAAACTGTGCAAGAGGGGAGACAGATTGTCGCTTCGCACACCCTAGTGAAAGTCCCATGATTGACACCACTGATAACACAGTCACTGTTTGTATGGACTACATCAAGAGCCGCTGCTCCAGAGAGAAGTGCAAGTATTTTCACCCGCCAGCACACTTGCAGGCCAAAATCAAATCCAGTCAACAACAAGTCAGTCAGACAGCAGTGGCAGCCCAGGCCGCAGCTGTG ACTCAGTCGGCTGCCAAAGCATTGAAGCGACCCCTCGAGGCAACTGTAGACCTG GCCTTTCCGCACAGTGTCCTGCAACCGCTACCAAAGAGACCTGCTCTTGAGAAGAGCAGCTGGGCCAGCTCCCTCCTCAGCCCCAGTTTTTTGCACTACCAGCAGGCTCTGGctaacacacagctgcagcagcctgCCACTGCATTTTATCCTACAG GTTCAATCTTCTGCATGACTCCAGCTAACAACATTG TCCCCATGATGTACAGTGCTACGCCTGCTACTGTCTCTGCAGCAACTACTCCTGCCACAAGTGTCCCCTACGCAGCAACAGCACCAGCCAATCAG ATTATCCTCAAGTAA